In Clostridium ljungdahlii DSM 13528, the genomic window TTAGTAATTTCCATGGTTGACCTGTAACTTTTGGTTAAATTTATTATGCAAGTATTATCTTTAGGAAATATATGAGAGATGTTGTTATAATCTCCTACATTCATAAATGGATTGATGGATTGATTAAGGTCGCCTAGTATAGTCATATTAGCATGCTTAAAAAGTTGATAAAAAATTTCATATTGCAATGGTGTATAATCTTGTGCTTCGTCAATAATAACATATTTGATTTCTGAGGTTTTAGGAATTCCTTCTAGTGCTCCTTTAAGATATAGAAGAGGAGGTTGATCCTCATAATTAAGCTTCCCAGCCTTTAAATTTTCCAAAGTATAGCTTTTTATTTCAGCAATTTCTTTCTCGCTGTATCCAGTATTACAATTTGCAGAAAAACATTCCAATTTCATAAAAAGCTTTTTATAAATATCTATTAAATCAAACTCTGTCATTTTATTGATTTTAGAATATATATCCTTCATTTCATTTTTTACAATAGCTATACTACGATTCCTAATTTCTATTTTATCTATATAAGAATCTGACTCCTTAAGTTCACTGGCTGCTTTTTTAACCCAATCTTTTTCATAAGGTTCCATAAGAAATAATATTCTTTCTCTTATCTTTTGAAGTCTCCTTTTTAGTGGAAGCTGTATATAATCTTTAAAAAACAGCTCCTGCAAATCCTTAGAGGAGATTATTAACTTGTCTCTTATAATAATATCTTTAAAATTTCTATCTTCTTTTTCAGTATAATCTACATATTTTTTTAATATATCTATAAATTGCATGGAAGATTTATATTTTATACTCATTATTCTTTTTGGATACATTGGATCTTCCTTAGCTGCAAGAATAGTTTCCATCATTTCACTGTAATCTTCCTTTTTAAAAGCAGATTCTAAGACCTTTTGCATATATTCTTTAAATGTAGTTTGACATATATTGTCTTCGCCAAGCTGAGGTAATACATTGGAAATATACTCATTAAAAATTTCATTTGGAGAAAATATTATTATATTTTTTGATGCTATTTTATCTCTATGCTTATATAGGATGTATGCAATTCTATGAAGAGCAATGGAAGTTTTTCCACTTCCAGCAGGCCCCTGAACAATCAAATTTTTATAATCCTCATTACGAATTATTTTATTTTGCTCTCTTTGAATAGTTGTCACTATATTCTTCATCTTACTATCAGTGCTTTTGCTCAAGATACCTTGAAGTATTTCATCGTCAATATTTAGATTGCTGTCAAACATATACTCAATTTTGCCATTATTGATTTTGTACTGTCTTTTTAAAGCAATTTCACCATGAATTTTTCCTTCAGGGCATATATAATTAGCTTTCCCGATTTCATAATCATAGTACATGCTGGAAATGGGTGCTCTCCAATCATATACTAGAAAATCAAAATTGTCATTGATAAGATTAAAGCTTCCAATATAACACTTTTGAGTTTTCTCATCTCCTCTTTCAAGAAAATCCATCCTCCCAAAGTAGGGGGATAAAAGTATTTTTTTATATTTTTCTTCAAGTTTTCTCACAAATTCATGTCTTTTTTTCTGTATCTTCATAGTTGTGATGAATTCCATAAAGTCTACAACCTGCTCCAATCCATTAGCTATGGATAAAGGCCCTACATCCTCCCAAAGCTGCTTTTGTGTTTCAATAGAATCCTTTCTAAATTTTTCTTTAAAAGCATGTTTTTCATTAAATTGTTTTCGAGCTTCTTTGAGCACTTCCTGCAGCCATTGATTTTCCAGTTTCCATTCAAAGTTGTTCAATTAATCCCATCCTTTCCTCAATAACAAATAATTCAGTAAGGTTACCATAAAAAAACATTGACATTGCTTTAAGAAAATAGTATAATATAATAGAGAAAGTATATTATACATAGATATGTGACATCAGTAAATTCATATTATCATTTTTGTTTTGGGGTGTCAATGATTATGCGCCTTTTTTTATTGACTTTAAGTATCTACATATTAACAATTATGACTTTCATTTCCAACACAATGGCAATGTAATTTATTAAGTATTTCTTTCGTTGATTATTATGTGCTCTATTCATAGAACAACTATAAGTGGATTTGCAACAAATCTGTTTATAGTTCTTTTTATGTGAATATTTGTTTAAACAGGCAGAATTGTAGGATATAATAAAGTAAGAAATTGTTTTTTATGTTTTAAAACATCATTGAGTTTTAGATTTAACGACAAATTTGGATTTATAGAAGAGGAAATGAAAGAGCTTATAGAATATTATAATTTAAAATATAGCGTAAAAGAAATTTCAGTAAATTTATATACGGAGTTTATAAAAAAGGTATAGCGTTTTTTACTATACCCTTTCTGATATTAACTTTTTAGCTGTAGGAATATCTGCTGGAGCCCATTTTAAAGAAGAGAGGTTGTCTCTTTTTAACCATATCAGTTTAGAATGTTCATTGGCTGTAGGGGTACCTGATACTAATTTGCACTTTATAGTAATCAGATTTACTATAAAAGCATCATATTCATGAGTATTGTCATTAAATACATCCAAGTATTCTACAGTGCATTTTAACTCCTCTTTTATTTCTCTTTCTATAGCTTGTTTGAAATTTTCACCTTTCTCAACTTTCCCACCTGGAAATTCCCATTTGTTTGGCAGGGACATTTTTGGAGAACGAAGGGCACATAGTATTTCATTATTTTCATTTTCTATAACAGCCCCAACTACTTTTAATGTTTTCTTCATTTTAGTCACACCTTTCTCTAGACAAGTTTAGCACATATGGACGCTTAAATTTGATTCTGCTTATATAATCTAAATCCAGTTATAATCAATTTATTCCAATCAGTTTTTTCATTATTAATCCAACTGTGTTCAATATTAAGTTCTTTTAACCAAGCATTAAGTCTATTACTTACATTTTCTATTTATACATTGTTTAACGACAATAGGTAATTATATCATAAAACTATTTATCATACAAAAACAATTTCCATTCTTATTTATATTATTTTGGATCTTGACAAAGGAAACTATGAGGAATACAATTAAAACAACTTTTACACATTGTGTAAAGTTATACTATGTATAAAATAATAAATATATGTTGATATAGAATGTATACAAGGAGGTATAAAATGGATACCAGAGAAATGATGGCTGAAAGCAGAATAGAGAGAAAGAAAAGGGAGACCAGGCAGAAAATTGTCAAGATTGCTATGGATTTATTCCACAGTCAGGGGTTTGACAATACAACAATGGAGCAGATAGCAGAAAAAACAGATATTGCTAGAAAAACTTTATATAACTACTTTCCAGTAAAAGAGGCTATAGTTGATGAATATGTAAGAGGGGTTTCACAGGAGTTAGCTAAAGAAAATTTTAAAACTATACAAGATCTTGCAGATACCAAATCTCGTCTGCTGGCTGCTCTTAATCATTCTTATGATTGGGTTGAAAAAAATCCTGAAATTACAGCAATATGCATTAATTACCGTCTAGGAAGCATGGGTAAGGAACCAGGATTTCAAAGTGCTGAAACAGGAACTCAGAGTATATTGAAAAAAGTTATAAAATTGGGACAAGAGGAAGGTGAAATAAAGCCTGATGTCTCAATTGAACTATTGGTAAGACATATAGATCTTCTTAGAAGTACAATGACTTTTGAATGGCTTAATGATCCCTCAAAGTTTGAACTCCATGAAGAAATATCCAAATTGGTAGATTTATTTCTATATGGTGCGGCCAGCAAGGTAGATAGTTCTAAAAAATCTGATATAAGTAAGGGAGGCTGCTTAAGATGAAGTATCTTTTGAATTGGAAGGAAGCTTTTGAGTCAGGTGTATCAATGGTTGGAGGTAAAGGTTGGAATTTAGGAAGGTTAGATCAATATGGTTTCAATATTCCTCAAGGAGGAGTATTGACTGCCAAGGCTTATAATGAGTACATCAAGTACAATGAATTACAAAAAATAATTGATGAAGTTGTTTCAGCCACTACTCTGGACAATTTAGATGAAGTTCATGTTAAAGATAAATTGAATCAGTTAAACAAAAAAATAATAAGTGGCTCAATACCACCAGCTATTATTCAGGAGTTATCTACATATATTAACAGCTGTGGGAAACTAAAAAAATTCTGGGCTGTGAGATCCTCTGCGGTTGCGGAAGATTCTGAAAAGGCATCTTTTGCTGGCATACATGATTCATTTTTGAATGTTTGCAGTTTAGAGGACATACTGTCAGCAGTGAAAGGATGTTATGCTTCCCTGTGGTCTCCTAGAGCTGTGTCATATCGCAAAAAGATGAATATAAGTGATGATGATGTAAAAGCAGCAGTAGTGATCATGGAGATGGTGGAAGCTAAAGCTGCTGGAGTAGGTTTTACTTGTGATCTTTTATCAGGACGCCAGGATGTTATAGTGATTAACGCTAATTTTGGGTTGGGTGAGTCAGTGGTATCTGGTACAGTAGAGCCAGATACATATTATTTAGAAGCTGAAGCTGTAAATGCAAGTCCACATTTAATATCGAGAAAAATTGGACACAAGCAAGGGATGGTTGTCAGAAGTGAAAATGGTGGAACTCAATTTATTAAGTCAGAGGAAATGTCTTTACAGCAGGTACTGCAGGATAAGGAAATTGAAAAGCTTGGCAGGCTTTTGCTGAGAGTATTTGACGCCTTAGGTAATGGCGATCAGCATCAGGATGTGGAGTGGGTTTATGATGGACATGATTTTGTTTTGGTTCAAGCACGGCCAATAACCACTATTCCACGAAAAACATTTCCTGCTTTGAAGAACCAACCGGATATTTGGTCTAATGGCAATTATAGAGATGCTGTACCCATGGTTCAGTCACCTTTAAATCGGCGCTTAATGAAAAATATCATTGATACTATGCATCAGGGATTTTTTACTGGGGTAGATTATGATTTTCCTGAAGGATTGCAATTTTCTAGGTTTTTCAATGGAAGGCTTTATTGCAATATATCAGTTCAGCAGTGGGGGAATTATGATGCAATGGGGGCCTTGCCTCAAGGTTTTGGCGTCTTTTGGGGTGGTCACCAGAAGGATATGAAAATAGATGACCCTGATCCCTATGGTGGAGTAATTGGATTAAAGAGGAAAGAACGTGTAGCTAAGAACATGGATTTGGTTAAACAAGGCAAGGAAAACTCTGCCCGAATTTGGAGCAAGATCACGGCTTCAGTAAAGTCAATAACCAGTGAAAAACTTAGTAAGTGGACAGATCAAGATTTTATTAACAAGTATAATGAATTAGGCAGCATCGTCAAAGGTATGGCTAAAGAGTTCATGTTTTTAAGTGCAGCAGGCAGCATGCCAGTTATGTATTTATTAAACATCCTCACTGAGTATTTTTCAGATAAAGCTCTAGTGGTGATAAATGCATTAATGGTTGGAGGAACAGCAGATATAACCAGTGCTGATCAAGGCTATAGGTTGGTTGAAATGGCTGAACTGGCTCGTAAGGATTCTTATGCTGTTAAATATTTTAATGATGCTAACTTTGATCCTATGAAATGGGAAGTAAAGCTGCCTGAAAGCTCTCTCTTTAAGAAAGCCTTTCATGAGTTTATACAAGAATATGGTCATCGGGCAGTTTATGAGCTGGATATTATAAATCCTAGGTGGAGAGAAGATCCATCTTATTTGCTTGGAATTATACGTAGTACTATAAATACTGCTGACATTGGGAGGCTTAAGAAGGAACAAAAAGAAAAATTGGAACAAGTCTGGGGTGAAATCAAAGAAAAAGTGCCTACTATTAAGCATTCTGAAATAAGAAAGCTTGTTAAAGAATGCCAGGATGGAGCGGCAGTTAGGGAGAAGAATAAATCTGTGCTGGCATTGATTATGGATGCATACCGAATAATTGCCAGAGAATTAGGACATCGCTTTTATGAAAGGAGTATAATTAAAGAACCAGATGATGTGTTTTTTTGTACATGGCCAGAACTTTTTTCAGTATTGAGCGGTGAATGGGATGGCAGAGGGCTCCAGTTTCTCATTGCTGCGAGGAAAGAATGGAAGAAAAAAATGGAATTGCTTGCTCCACCAGATGTAATTTACGGAGAAACTCCAAAGTTTACAGAACCAGTTATAGAGAGTTCTAACAATTACCTCACTGGAATACCAGTTGCTGCTGGAAAAGCTGCTGGATTAGTTAGGAGGATAATCAATCCAAATGATGGAGGACGACTTCAGCCAGGAGAGGTCATGGTAGCACCATCCACTGACCCAGGGTGGACACCATTGTTTTTAAAAGCAGGAGCTGTTGTTATGGAAACAGGAGGTTTTTTATCCCATGGAGCCATTGTAGCCAGAGAATATGGAATTCCAGCAGTGGTGAATGTACCAGGAGTAATGGGTATGCTTAAAGACGGACAGAAAATAGTAGTGGATGGAGACAAGGGTAAAATATTTCTTGTGGATGAAGGTATTGAGTAGAAGTTAACATTATTCAATAAATAAAAGCCAATGCTAAAAACTAAGCATTGGCTTTAAATTCCTAATATGTAATAAATATATTTAGAATTTCATTCTCACCACAAATAAATAATATAATATACGAGGTAACCCGATAGCAGATATTATTGTCACTGCAGTATATACTTTTTTCTGATCTCGTAATATAAACAATAAAAACTTATAACCTAAAATACCAATCAATCCACCCAAACAATTTAGAATTATATCATCAATGTCTGATGCTCCAATACTTAAAAGCCCCTGAATGACTTCCACAAATAAACTTACTGTAAATATAAACAGCAAATTGGTTAGTACTCTTTTATTATTTTTGAATAATAACAAATATGTACCAAGAGGAATAAAAATAACTATATTGCCAACCACATTACCAAAAGCAAATGCTTTTATATTTGCAGATCTGCTAGATATATATTCCATTATACTATAAAAAGGAATGAGATTGATTGACCTATGCTCCAAATGCGAAACTCTTGATAAGAACAATATTTTAATTAACAAAAGTATGTAACAAATGAAAACACCATATAAAAAGATTGTTTTAATTCTTTCTCGTTTATTCATAATACCTCCATTTTTCATTTCATCTCTGCTTATTTTCCTATACTGTTGTATACAGCTAATGCATCGGTAATATTATACTGTTCCGAATTGTGATCACCTTTGGCACCAGCTGAAATTAGAATGTAATCTTGTTTACCAACTTTGGCAAGACTCGCAAGACATAGACCAGCCTCATTGGTATATCCAGTTTTTCCTCCTAAAATTTCCCCGCCAATAATGTTTTGATTGTTTAGTCCTTTAAACATTGTACTGTAAAAGGTTATACCGCCAGGGTGTTTATTTGTAGGTTGTGTTGAATGACGGGACGAAGTAAAAATTTCCCTGAAAGTATCATTTTGCAAAGCATAGCTTAAAAGGATGGCTAGATCTTTAACTGTTGTATAATGGTTTTCATTCTGAAGTCCAGTGGTATTTTCAAAATGGGTGTTTCTCATACCTAGCTCAGCTGCCTTTTGATTCATCATTTTTACAAAATTCTGTTCTGACCCCGCAATTTGCTCAGCAAGGCCAATACAGCATTCCGCACCGCTTGGCAGCAGTATCCCATATAATAGATCCAATGCCGTTACCTGTTCATTCGGTTGAAAACCTGCCATTGATGCATCTTCTCCGTGCAGCTCATGAAACGCAGAATTAGTCAGTTTGACTTCTTCATTGAGATTAGGCAAATTTTCTATGGCAACAATGGCTGTCATCATTTTAGTCAAAGAAGCAGGATAGATTTTTTCTTCGCTATTTTTTTGCATTAAAGTGGTTTGATCTTTTAAACGGATCAGAATGGCATTATGGCTTTTAAGCTTACCAAAAGATTTAGAAAAAGAGGGAACCGATGTTGTTTTATCTTCAGAAGAATATAACGAGATTATATCATGATATTGTTTTTGTAATATATGTTGGTTTCTTGGAGTAATGATGTAGTTGCAACCCAAAGTAACAATGCTCGCTATCAACAAAAGTATTACAAATATGTGTGTTTTTGATTTTTCCTTTTTTACTTTTCGTACCATAATAAAATAGCTCCTTATTCTGTAATAATATTATTTAAACACAGAATAAGGAGCTATATTGGAAATTTATCTTATGAACGTCTTAAGATTTTATTAAGACGGAAGCTTTACTGTAAATGTAGTATTTTCTGAGTTGCTTTCCACAGAGATTGTTCCATTATGAGCTGTAACAATTTCTTGTGCTATTGCCAAACCTAGCCCTGCTCCACCAGTGTTTGTGGAACGTGCAGAATCTAATCTATAAAACTTTTCAAAAATAGTTTCAAGTTTTTCCTTCGGAATAGGATTCCCCTGGTTAGTAAAAGTTATTATAGTATTTTTGTCTTGCTGTTTAGCAGAAATATTAATGATGCTGTTTTCATAGCTATAGGCTATCGCATTTTTTAGAATGTTGTTGAACACACGAGCCAGTTTGTCTGCATCTCCACACAGAGTGAGATCGTCAGGCACATTGACGGACACCTGCTTTTCCTGTGGAGTCAGCATTGGATAAAATTCATCTGCCATCTGCTGGAGCATGAAAAGTAAATTGATTTTTTCTTTGTTTAGAACAATAGTTTGAAGATTAAATCTTGTGATCTCAAAAAACTCATTTATAAGCTGTTCTAATCGATAAGCTTTTTCCAAAGTGACACCCACATATTTTGCCTTCTGTTTAAGAGGCATATCAGGAGCTTCATCTAGAAGACTTAAGTACCCTATAACGGAAGTCAAAGGTGTCTTTATATCATGAGCTAAGTAAACTACCAAATCATTTTTTCGCTGCTCAGCATTAAGTGCAGCTTTCTTTTGTTTTTCCAAGTTGTTTTTTATCTGATTTATCTTATTTTCCATAAAATCCAATTCCGGTGATAATGTAATTTTCGCATTAGATTCCTCAGTAAGTTTATCCATTCCAGCGCTGATTTCATCAAAATATTTTGTGAACCAAAAAACAGAAAATCTAAAGAGGATAACTAATAAAAATATTAGGATTACAACAAAAAGGATCATTTCTATATTATTGCGAATCACCAACTGATAGATTTCTTGTGCGTCCGAATTTTTAAACTGAAAGGCTTTGACTAAATATCCAACGATACGATCTCCAATATGTCCACGCAGTATATGGCGCAATAGATAAACAGCCACAGCAGCGGCAACTGTAATCAAAAACATTTGAAAAAATACTTTGCTTTTTAATTTTGTATAATCATTCCTTATTTTATCTCTTTTAATTTTCAATTTTATAGCCAATCCCCCATACCGTTTTTATATATTTAGGATGTTCCGCACTGTCGTGCAATTTTTCCCTTAAATGCCGAATATGAACCATTACCGTATTATTGCTATTGGTGAAATACTTGTCTCCCCATACCTCATGGAACAATTCTTCTGAGCTTATAACTCGTCCGCGATTGGAACAAAGAACCCAAAGAATTGAAAACTCTGTAGGAGTGAGAGATAGCTTTTTCTCATTCAAAGTACATTCATGGGTATTCATGTCCAATACCAAGCCGGAAAAGGCAATCAACTGTTCTTCTTGGTTCGGTTCTCCAGAATTATATTTGGTAAATCTCCGGAGCTGTGCCTTTACACGGGCAACAAGTTCCAAAGGGCGAAATGGTTTAGTGATATAGTCGTCCGCACCTAATGTTAGTCCGGTAATCTTATCAATTTCTTCTTCTTTAGCTGTCAGCATGATAACCGGAAAATTATGTTTTTCCCTAATTTTCTGGCAGATAGTAAAGCCATCAATATCTGGCAGCATGACATCAAGTATCGCAAGCTCTAACTGTTCCGACTCAACACACCGAAGCGCGTCTTGACCGTTATAAAATTTGTATATTGTAAAACCCTCATTTTTTAAATAAACTTCAATTAGGTCAGCTATGGACTGCTCATCGTCTACAACCAAAATATTGATACTCATAAATTCTATCCCTTCTTTCTGATTAAGCCAAGCAGTATTATAGCACTGCAAAAGAAAAATTTATATTATAATAATTTTATTATGAAAATATAGTTATTTTAACAATTAGTCTGAACATAAATATGGATTCAAATTGCGCTATAGCAGAATTATACCATATAACTAGTTAAAAATATCTGATGAACTAAAACTTCTTTTACTCTACATCACAACTTGTAATGGTTTCATCTGAAAAAATTCTCTTGTGTGCTTTTGATGTTTCTGGCTCAATGCTTATTCCATTATTAATCAGGCAGTAATGTGTAACTTAGATTATTATGTGCTCTATTTATAGTTCTTTTTATGTGAGTATTTGTTTAAATAGGCTGAGTTGTAGGATATAATAAAGTAAGAAATTGTTTTTTATGTTTTAAAGCATCTTTGTAAAGAAGGAAGTAATGATTTCTGAGGCGTAGGAAATGGAAAATACAATATTTATAACATTGAGGTGAAAGCATGTATAAAATAATGACAGTAGAGGATGATTTAAAACTTTGCAAAGAAATACAAGAAGCTCTTTTAAAGTGGGGCTTTAATCCTGTTAAAGTTAAAAACTTTGAAGATATACTTAATGAATTTGTACAAAATAAACCTGAACTAGTCATTAT contains:
- the helD gene encoding RNA polymerase recycling motor HelD, producing MNNFEWKLENQWLQEVLKEARKQFNEKHAFKEKFRKDSIETQKQLWEDVGPLSIANGLEQVVDFMEFITTMKIQKKRHEFVRKLEEKYKKILLSPYFGRMDFLERGDEKTQKCYIGSFNLINDNFDFLVYDWRAPISSMYYDYEIGKANYICPEGKIHGEIALKRQYKINNGKIEYMFDSNLNIDDEILQGILSKSTDSKMKNIVTTIQREQNKIIRNEDYKNLIVQGPAGSGKTSIALHRIAYILYKHRDKIASKNIIIFSPNEIFNEYISNVLPQLGEDNICQTTFKEYMQKVLESAFKKEDYSEMMETILAAKEDPMYPKRIMSIKYKSSMQFIDILKKYVDYTEKEDRNFKDIIIRDKLIISSKDLQELFFKDYIQLPLKRRLQKIRERILFLMEPYEKDWVKKAASELKESDSYIDKIEIRNRSIAIVKNEMKDIYSKINKMTEFDLIDIYKKLFMKLECFSANCNTGYSEKEIAEIKSYTLENLKAGKLNYEDQPPLLYLKGALEGIPKTSEIKYVIIDEAQDYTPLQYEIFYQLFKHANMTILGDLNQSINPFMNVGDYNNISHIFPKDNTCIINLTKSYRSTMEITKFSRRLLGKEITDGCVERSGAEPLILGFSDEKAIKEKFLEDIKVHKEKGYKSIGIITRTVKEANEIYNFLKEKVHVKAILKDDDEYVSDTLVIPAYLAKGLEFDVVLIYNAGDENYCCEEERLLLYTACTRALHVLRIYYSGNCTPLLHD
- a CDS encoding (deoxy)nucleoside triphosphate pyrophosphohydrolase, whose translation is MKKTLKVVGAVIENENNEILCALRSPKMSLPNKWEFPGGKVEKGENFKQAIEREIKEELKCTVEYLDVFNDNTHEYDAFIVNLITIKCKLVSGTPTANEHSKLIWLKRDNLSSLKWAPADIPTAKKLISERV
- a CDS encoding TetR/AcrR family transcriptional regulator; this translates as MDTREMMAESRIERKKRETRQKIVKIAMDLFHSQGFDNTTMEQIAEKTDIARKTLYNYFPVKEAIVDEYVRGVSQELAKENFKTIQDLADTKSRLLAALNHSYDWVEKNPEITAICINYRLGSMGKEPGFQSAETGTQSILKKVIKLGQEEGEIKPDVSIELLVRHIDLLRSTMTFEWLNDPSKFELHEEISKLVDLFLYGAASKVDSSKKSDISKGGCLR
- a CDS encoding PEP/pyruvate-binding domain-containing protein — its product is MKYLLNWKEAFESGVSMVGGKGWNLGRLDQYGFNIPQGGVLTAKAYNEYIKYNELQKIIDEVVSATTLDNLDEVHVKDKLNQLNKKIISGSIPPAIIQELSTYINSCGKLKKFWAVRSSAVAEDSEKASFAGIHDSFLNVCSLEDILSAVKGCYASLWSPRAVSYRKKMNISDDDVKAAVVIMEMVEAKAAGVGFTCDLLSGRQDVIVINANFGLGESVVSGTVEPDTYYLEAEAVNASPHLISRKIGHKQGMVVRSENGGTQFIKSEEMSLQQVLQDKEIEKLGRLLLRVFDALGNGDQHQDVEWVYDGHDFVLVQARPITTIPRKTFPALKNQPDIWSNGNYRDAVPMVQSPLNRRLMKNIIDTMHQGFFTGVDYDFPEGLQFSRFFNGRLYCNISVQQWGNYDAMGALPQGFGVFWGGHQKDMKIDDPDPYGGVIGLKRKERVAKNMDLVKQGKENSARIWSKITASVKSITSEKLSKWTDQDFINKYNELGSIVKGMAKEFMFLSAAGSMPVMYLLNILTEYFSDKALVVINALMVGGTADITSADQGYRLVEMAELARKDSYAVKYFNDANFDPMKWEVKLPESSLFKKAFHEFIQEYGHRAVYELDIINPRWREDPSYLLGIIRSTINTADIGRLKKEQKEKLEQVWGEIKEKVPTIKHSEIRKLVKECQDGAAVREKNKSVLALIMDAYRIIARELGHRFYERSIIKEPDDVFFCTWPELFSVLSGEWDGRGLQFLIAARKEWKKKMELLAPPDVIYGETPKFTEPVIESSNNYLTGIPVAAGKAAGLVRRIINPNDGGRLQPGEVMVAPSTDPGWTPLFLKAGAVVMETGGFLSHGAIVAREYGIPAVVNVPGVMGMLKDGQKIVVDGDKGKIFLVDEGIE
- a CDS encoding VanZ family protein, whose product is MNKRERIKTIFLYGVFICYILLLIKILFLSRVSHLEHRSINLIPFYSIMEYISSRSANIKAFAFGNVVGNIVIFIPLGTYLLLFKNNKRVLTNLLFIFTVSLFVEVIQGLLSIGASDIDDIILNCLGGLIGILGYKFLLFILRDQKKVYTAVTIISAIGLPRILYYLFVVRMKF
- a CDS encoding D-alanyl-D-alanine carboxypeptidase family protein, producing the protein MVRKVKKEKSKTHIFVILLLIASIVTLGCNYIITPRNQHILQKQYHDIISLYSSEDKTTSVPSFSKSFGKLKSHNAILIRLKDQTTLMQKNSEEKIYPASLTKMMTAIVAIENLPNLNEEVKLTNSAFHELHGEDASMAGFQPNEQVTALDLLYGILLPSGAECCIGLAEQIAGSEQNFVKMMNQKAAELGMRNTHFENTTGLQNENHYTTVKDLAILLSYALQNDTFREIFTSSRHSTQPTNKHPGGITFYSTMFKGLNNQNIIGGEILGGKTGYTNEAGLCLASLAKVGKQDYILISAGAKGDHNSEQYNITDALAVYNSIGK
- the vanS gene encoding vancomycin resistance histidine kinase VanS — protein: MAIKLKIKRDKIRNDYTKLKSKVFFQMFLITVAAAVAVYLLRHILRGHIGDRIVGYLVKAFQFKNSDAQEIYQLVIRNNIEMILFVVILIFLLVILFRFSVFWFTKYFDEISAGMDKLTEESNAKITLSPELDFMENKINQIKNNLEKQKKAALNAEQRKNDLVVYLAHDIKTPLTSVIGYLSLLDEAPDMPLKQKAKYVGVTLEKAYRLEQLINEFFEITRFNLQTIVLNKEKINLLFMLQQMADEFYPMLTPQEKQVSVNVPDDLTLCGDADKLARVFNNILKNAIAYSYENSIINISAKQQDKNTIITFTNQGNPIPKEKLETIFEKFYRLDSARSTNTGGAGLGLAIAQEIVTAHNGTISVESNSENTTFTVKLPS
- the vanR gene encoding VanR-ABDEGLN family response regulator transcription factor, which gives rise to MSINILVVDDEQSIADLIEVYLKNEGFTIYKFYNGQDALRCVESEQLELAILDVMLPDIDGFTICQKIREKHNFPVIMLTAKEEEIDKITGLTLGADDYITKPFRPLELVARVKAQLRRFTKYNSGEPNQEEQLIAFSGLVLDMNTHECTLNEKKLSLTPTEFSILWVLCSNRGRVISSEELFHEVWGDKYFTNSNNTVMVHIRHLREKLHDSAEHPKYIKTVWGIGYKIEN